One genomic segment of Belonocnema kinseyi isolate 2016_QV_RU_SX_M_011 chromosome 2, B_treatae_v1, whole genome shotgun sequence includes these proteins:
- the LOC117182836 gene encoding zinc finger protein 493-like gives MDEKNTNIETKKSTVKPEGGTFSSTDISSGNNSYPKTSTRIEYENDESVDIKQEIMEDQETSSKEVTGQTGKLNSNWKKKSIMSTGEYESHFFKHPSEQHRMLLKNNETDFTCEIEESNDQTLEIKEEIIEIEYIIDEALEIKEEIMEDQENTSQKRSQKHESKWYTVNIKGTDNFTFDEKLLTYNKKKIQESKQGLENKHKCEKCARSYKYRQDLDRHKKFECGVMPQFKCKFCEKRFKQNSALTTHILGVHQKAKKSALIYKCDKCPRSYTWLNALYRHKQAEHAAVKPEFICAYCGHKTNQKYSLASHIYSRHSK, from the exons ATGG atgaaaagaaTACAAATATTGAAACGAAAAAATCAACAGTAAAACCGGAAGGTGGGACATTTTCTTCTACTGACATTTCTTCTGGAAATAATTCTTATCCCAAGACATCAACTAGAATTGAATACGAGAATGATGAATCTGTGGATATTAAACAAGAAATTATGGAAG ATCAGGAGACTTCTTCGAAAGAAGTTACAGGCCAAACag gtaaattaaatagtaattggaagaaaaaaagtataatgtcAACAGGAGAATatgaatcacatttttttaaacacccgAGTGAACAACATAGAATGCtacttaaaaataatgaaacgGATTTTACTTGCGAAATTGAAGAAAGTAATGATCAAACATTGGAAATTAAGGaagaaattatagaaattgaaTATATCATTGACGAAGCATtggaaattaaagaagaaattatGGAAG ATCAAGAGAATACAAGTCAAAAACGTAGTCAAAAGCATGAGTCAAAATGGTATACAGTGAATATAAAAGGAACTGATAATTTTACATTTGATGAGAAACTTCTGAcctataataagaaaaaaattcaggaatcaAAACAGGGACTAGAAAATAAGCACAAATGTGAAAAATGTgctcgaagctataaatatagaCAAGATTTGGATCGtcataaaaaattcgaatgcgGCGTCATGCCACAGTTCAAATGTAAATTCTGCGAGAAGCGATTCAAACAGAATAGTGCCCTGACTACCCACATACTTGGCGTGCATCAGAAAGCAAAGAAATCGGCATTGATATATAAATGCGACAAGTGTCCTCGAAGTTATACTTGGCTAAATGCTTTATATCGGCATAAGCAGGCAGAACACGCAGCAGTTAAACCAGAATTTATTTGTGCCTATTGTGGTCACAAAACGAATCAGAAATATAGCTTGGCATCACACATTTATTCACGTCATAGTAAATAA
- the LOC117167550 gene encoding zinc finger protein 595-like yields the protein MEIKEEMMDFDRKIDKTLEIKKEIFEDQDTTGQKLNKKHNSELYTVDIKETNNVAVDDKLLNHNRQELKKSKLETGKKYECEKCKLSYILKSSLDRHQKFECLVPPKFVCKFCKKRFTQNSSLNTHIGRAHQKEKKSGLIRKGDKINFAQFLDEDTIVQKGNETNDSKFCTVYIRGDDILEVKPKLETLKEAIQSPDLERKHTCEKCARSYKWKTHLNQHLKYDCDVKPQFECKFCGKKFRRNNMLNIHIARLHQKSNSDKSSAVHKCDKCPRTYTWYNALSRHKRLEHATVKPEFVCDYCGYSTNRKSSLTRHIIKQHIE from the exons ATGGAAATTAAGGAAGAAATGATggattttgatcgaaaaattgataaaactttagaaatcaagaaagaaatttttgaag atCAAGATACTACAGgtcaaaaacttaataaaaagcATAATTCAGAACTGTACACTGTGGATATAAAAGAAACTAATAATGTGGCTGTTGATGACAAATTGTTGAATCATAATAGGcaagaacttaaaaaatcaaaGCTGGAAACGGGAAAGAAATACGAATGCGAAAAGTGTAAACTCAGCTATATATTGAAATCAAGTTTGGATCGTCATCAAAAATTCGAATGCTTAGTCCCGCCAAAATTCGTATGTAAATTTTGCAAGAAAAGATTTACACAGAATAGTAGCCTGAATACCCATATAGGTCGTGCGCATCAGAAAGAAAAGAAATCGGGATTGATACGTAAAGGCGATAAGATAAATTTTGCTCAATTTTTGGATGAAGATACCATAGTCCAGAAAGGGAATGAAACAAATGATTCAAAGTTTTGTACTGTGTATATTAGAGGAGATGATATTTTGGAGGTTAAGCCCAAACTGGAGACCCTAAAGGAGGCAATTCAGAGTCCAGATCTGGAAAGGAAGCATACATGCGAAAAGTGTGCCCGCAGCTATAAATGGAAAACTCATTTGAATCAACATCTAAAATACGATTGCGACGTCAAACCCCAGTTCGAATGTAAATTCTGCGGCAAAAAATTCAGACGGAATAATATGTTGAATATCCATATAGCTCGCTTGCATCAAAAATCAAACTCAGATAAATCTTCAGCTGTACATAAATGCGATAAATGTCCTCGAACTTATACTTGGTACAATGCTTTAAGTCGACATAAGCGTTTAGAACACGCAACAGTCAAACCAGAATTTGTGTGCGACTATTGTGGTTATAGCACAAATCGAAAAAGTAGCTTGACAAGACACATTATTAAACAACAtatagaataa
- the LOC117182837 gene encoding zinc finger protein 809-like — translation MKIGKGQMYALVTDRKNSKIHSRKSTVRPEGGIFSSTDISYAETSTVIEDDNDESLDIKKEIMEDQETSSKEVSGQTGKLNSNWKKTRIMSTGECEAYILQHQKEQYSALFENIEADFTYTIDDSNDETLEIKEEIIEIEYTIDETLEIKEEITEAQETAGQKHYKKYESILDAVDEKETDNFSPKQKQPAHNSPKIKASEQELETKYKCEQCARCYKWKKHLNYHIKYECGVRLPFICKFCGNLYKRKNSMNAHIRRVHHKINLKKSGLIHKCDECSRSYNWQSGLCRHKRAEHAPLFTQFTCNSCGFKTKRKGRLSAHISLRHLEEF, via the exons ATCGAAAGAATAGCAAGATTCATTCGAGAAAATCAACAGTAAGACCAGAAGGTGGAATATTTTCTTCTACTGACATTTCTTATGCCGAGACTTCAACTGTAATTGAAGATGACAATGACGAATCTTTGGATATTAAGAAAGAAATTATGGAAG atcaGGAGACTTCGTCGAAAGAAGTTTCAGGCCAAACAG GGAAATTAAATAGTAATTGGAAGAAAACAAGAATAATGTCAACAGGAGAGTGTGAAGCATATATTTTACAACACCAAAAGGAACAATATAGTGCgttgtttgaaaatattgaagCGGATTTTACTTACACAATTGATGACAGCAATGACGAAACATTGGAAATTAAGGAAGAAATTATCGAAATTGAATATACCATTGATGAAACCTTGGAAATCAAGGAAGAAATTACAGAAG CTCAAGAGACTGCAGGtcaaaaacattacaaaaaatacgagtcaATATTGGATGCtgttgatgaaaaagaaactgataatttTTCTCCCAAACAGAAACAGCCTGCCCATAATAGTCCGAAAATTAAGGCGTCAGAACAGGAACTGGAAACGAAGTACAAATGCGAGCAGTGTGCTCGCTGTTATAAAtggaaaaaacatttgaattaccATATAAAATACGAATGCGGCGTCAGGCTACCGTTCATATGTAAATTCTGCGGCAATCTATATAAACGGAAAAATAGTATGAATGCCCATATAAGACGCGTGCatcacaaaataaatttgaagaagtcAGGATTGATACATAAATGCGACGAATGTTCGAGAAGTTACAATTGGCAAAGTGGTTTATGTAGACATAAACGTGCAGAACATGCACCACTTTTTACACAATTTACTTGTAACTCTTGTGGCTTTAAAACGAAGCGAAAAGGCCGTTTGTCAGCACATATTAGTTTACGCCATCTCGaagaattttaa